In one Umezawaea sp. Da 62-37 genomic region, the following are encoded:
- a CDS encoding universal stress protein, giving the protein MDRNPVAPPVVVGVDGSPSALDAVAWAADECARHHVPLRLVHTYFLPAIGYPNMMVNPTEVLAAFAAQGRLWLQEAEAAARTVAPGIAVETSLFSGQAIPLLLEESANARTVVVGSRGLGGFTGLLVGSTAAALTAHSRCPVVVVRNRTTDSGPVVVGVDGSPASETAIAFAFEAASTRDAPLTAVLSWTDVLVESAFQATRFSMDWSQVEAEQQRLLAERMAGWQEKYPDVVVERVVVRDRPVRALVSAARHARLLVVGSHGRGGFTGMLLGSTSQALVHHAPCPVAVVRSN; this is encoded by the coding sequence ATGGACCGCAACCCGGTCGCACCCCCCGTCGTCGTCGGTGTCGACGGCTCGCCCTCCGCGCTCGACGCCGTCGCCTGGGCCGCTGACGAGTGCGCTCGCCACCACGTGCCGCTGCGGCTCGTGCACACCTACTTCCTGCCTGCCATCGGGTACCCGAACATGATGGTGAACCCGACCGAGGTCCTCGCGGCGTTCGCCGCACAGGGCAGGCTGTGGCTCCAGGAGGCGGAGGCCGCTGCCCGCACGGTGGCTCCCGGCATCGCGGTGGAGACGTCGCTGTTCTCCGGTCAGGCGATCCCGCTGCTGCTCGAGGAGAGCGCGAACGCCAGGACCGTCGTGGTGGGGTCCCGCGGCCTCGGCGGCTTCACCGGCCTGCTGGTCGGTTCCACGGCCGCCGCCCTCACCGCCCACTCGCGCTGCCCGGTCGTGGTCGTCCGCAATCGGACGACCGACAGCGGACCGGTGGTCGTCGGCGTCGACGGCTCCCCGGCGAGCGAGACCGCCATCGCGTTCGCCTTCGAAGCCGCCTCGACGCGCGACGCGCCGCTGACCGCCGTGCTGTCATGGACCGATGTGCTGGTCGAGAGCGCCTTCCAGGCCACCCGGTTCTCGATGGACTGGTCCCAGGTCGAGGCTGAGCAGCAGCGGCTGCTGGCGGAGCGCATGGCCGGGTGGCAGGAGAAGTACCCGGACGTCGTGGTGGAGCGCGTGGTCGTGCGCGACCGACCGGTCCGAGCCCTGGTGAGTGCCGCCCGGCACGCGCGGCTGCTGGTGGTGGGCAGCCACGGGCGGGGCGGGTTCACCGGGATGCTGCTGGGGTCGACCAGCCAGGCGCTCGTGCACCACGCGCCGTGCCCCGTCGCCGTAGTCCGCTCGAACTGA
- a CDS encoding wax ester/triacylglycerol synthase family O-acyltransferase, whose protein sequence is MDRLSPLDAAFLDVEDGDPHASLAMASIAVVEGPPPDHAHFTAVIAARLRPVRRTRQKVRRLPWDLGLPLWVNDPDFDLGYHLRRTALPAPGGEVELTDLIGRIMDERLDRDRPLWECWVVEGLADGRWAMLFKVHHCLVDGVGGTALYSAVFTDEPVSAQDVPPQEQSPSMLRLLLGAVGDLATSPLRQAQLVLRFSFLVAGHATGAVKGLAALAGVITPAGPSSLSGPLGKPRRYRVARASLTDIARVGKSFGVTVNDVVLAAITIGFRALLLDRGELPAADTVRTMVPVSVRAHERSTSVDNRLSVLMPFLPVDLVDPLEVLTAVHERMAALKESGASEAGQAVVALAEQEPFAPLSWGIRFAAGLPQRTVVTVTTNVPGPRDVVHLFGKRVVEILPFVPIAARLRTGVAAMTYRDRLAIGITADYDSTPDIDLLAKTIEQALAGLVALQRFEESDGR, encoded by the coding sequence GTGGACCGGCTGAGCCCGCTGGACGCGGCTTTCCTCGATGTCGAGGACGGCGATCCGCACGCGTCCCTGGCCATGGCGTCCATCGCGGTGGTGGAGGGCCCGCCGCCCGACCACGCCCATTTCACCGCGGTGATCGCCGCGCGCCTACGGCCCGTACGGCGAACAAGGCAGAAGGTCCGCCGGTTGCCTTGGGACCTGGGCCTGCCGCTGTGGGTCAACGATCCGGACTTCGACCTCGGTTATCACCTTCGCCGTACCGCCTTGCCCGCGCCGGGTGGTGAGGTCGAGTTGACCGACCTGATCGGCCGGATCATGGATGAGCGCCTCGACCGCGACCGGCCACTCTGGGAGTGCTGGGTGGTGGAAGGTCTCGCCGACGGCCGCTGGGCCATGCTCTTCAAGGTCCACCACTGCCTGGTCGACGGCGTCGGTGGAACCGCTCTCTACAGCGCGGTCTTCACCGACGAGCCAGTATCCGCACAGGACGTTCCGCCACAGGAGCAATCGCCCAGCATGCTGCGGCTCCTCCTCGGCGCGGTCGGCGATCTGGCCACCAGCCCGCTCCGACAGGCGCAACTCGTGCTGCGTTTTTCTTTCCTGGTGGCGGGCCACGCCACCGGTGCCGTCAAGGGGCTGGCCGCGCTGGCCGGTGTGATCACGCCCGCGGGCCCGTCGTCCCTGTCGGGCCCGCTCGGCAAACCACGCCGCTACCGCGTCGCCAGGGCGTCGCTGACCGACATCGCGCGAGTCGGGAAGTCGTTCGGCGTCACCGTGAACGACGTCGTCCTCGCCGCCATCACCATCGGTTTCCGCGCTCTTCTCCTCGACCGCGGTGAACTTCCCGCCGCGGACACCGTCCGGACGATGGTGCCGGTCTCCGTCCGCGCGCACGAACGGTCGACCAGCGTGGACAACCGGCTGTCGGTGCTGATGCCGTTCCTACCGGTCGACCTCGTCGACCCGCTGGAGGTGCTGACCGCCGTGCACGAACGAATGGCGGCGCTGAAGGAGAGCGGGGCGAGCGAAGCCGGGCAAGCGGTGGTGGCGTTGGCGGAACAGGAACCCTTCGCCCCGCTGTCCTGGGGAATCAGGTTCGCCGCCGGGCTGCCGCAACGCACGGTCGTCACCGTCACCACGAACGTTCCGGGCCCGCGCGACGTCGTCCACCTGTTCGGCAAGCGGGTCGTAGAGATCCTTCCGTTCGTACCAATCGCCGCCCGGCTGCGGACCGGCGTCGCCGCGATGACCTACCGCGACCGGTTGGCGATCGGCATCACCGCCGACTACGACAGCACCCCCGACATCGACCTGCTGGCGAAGACCATCGAGCAAGCCTTGGCGGGCCTCGTGGCCCTTCAGCGTTTCGAAGAATCCGACGGAAGATAG
- a CDS encoding SulP family inorganic anion transporter, which yields MSARGGVRSLLPGKPELMSLARSPRHDLVAGVTVAIVALPLALGFGIASGLGAAAGLVTAVVAGAVAAVFGGSSLQVSGPTGAMTVVLAPIVAVHGPAGVLTVGLMAGVLLIGLAVARAGRYMRYVPVPVVEGFTLGIAGVIALQQVPAALGVPTPHGEQIVLVAARAVADFGAHPSWQAVVLSVGVALVMLLGGRWRPKVPFSLIAVVVATLVVWATNLPVARIGALPSTLPVPSLGFLDPSTLTALVPSAVAVAALAALESLLSATVADAMSVDEHHDPDKELFGQGLANLVTPLFGGVPATAAIARTAVNVRAGARSRLAALSHALVLAVIVFTAAPLVGAIPIAALAGVLLATAIRMVEVGAVLALLRSTRSDALVLVLTAVTTLALDLVTAVIVGLVVAGGLALRTIAGTARLEQIVLDHSRHAGEEQALLAEHIVAYRLDGPLFFAAAHRFLLELTEVADVKVVILRMSRVSTIDATGALVLRDVIGRLEHRGIAVLVSGVKPGHERVLDALGPATRLRDLGRVFASTPEAIEHARALLHQ from the coding sequence ATGAGCGCGCGAGGCGGTGTGCGGTCCCTGCTGCCCGGCAAGCCGGAGCTGATGTCGCTGGCCCGGTCACCGCGCCACGACCTCGTGGCCGGTGTGACGGTCGCGATCGTCGCGCTGCCGCTGGCGCTGGGGTTCGGCATCGCCTCCGGCCTCGGCGCGGCGGCCGGCCTGGTGACGGCCGTCGTGGCCGGCGCGGTGGCGGCAGTCTTCGGCGGCTCCAGCCTCCAGGTGTCCGGGCCGACCGGGGCGATGACCGTCGTGCTGGCCCCGATCGTCGCCGTCCACGGCCCCGCAGGAGTGCTGACGGTCGGTCTGATGGCAGGCGTCCTGCTGATCGGACTGGCCGTGGCGCGCGCCGGCCGGTACATGCGCTACGTGCCCGTGCCCGTCGTGGAGGGGTTCACCCTCGGCATCGCCGGGGTGATCGCGTTGCAGCAGGTTCCCGCCGCGCTGGGTGTGCCCACGCCGCATGGGGAGCAGATCGTGCTCGTCGCGGCCAGGGCGGTGGCCGACTTCGGCGCGCACCCGAGCTGGCAGGCTGTTGTCCTCTCAGTCGGTGTGGCGCTGGTGATGCTGCTCGGTGGCCGGTGGCGGCCGAAGGTGCCGTTCTCGTTGATCGCGGTGGTGGTGGCGACGCTCGTCGTCTGGGCGACGAACCTGCCGGTGGCGCGCATCGGGGCCCTGCCCTCGACCCTGCCCGTGCCCTCGCTCGGCTTCCTCGACCCAAGCACGCTGACCGCGCTGGTGCCGTCAGCGGTGGCGGTGGCGGCGCTGGCCGCCCTGGAAAGCCTGCTGTCCGCGACGGTGGCGGACGCGATGAGCGTCGACGAGCACCACGACCCGGACAAGGAGCTGTTCGGCCAGGGCTTGGCGAACCTCGTCACCCCGCTGTTCGGCGGGGTGCCCGCCACGGCGGCGATCGCCCGCACGGCGGTCAACGTCCGGGCGGGTGCGCGCTCGCGGTTGGCCGCGCTCAGCCACGCCCTCGTGCTGGCGGTCATCGTGTTCACCGCCGCGCCGCTCGTGGGCGCGATCCCGATCGCGGCGCTGGCCGGGGTCCTGCTGGCCACCGCGATCCGCATGGTCGAGGTCGGCGCGGTGCTCGCGCTGCTCCGTTCCACCCGGTCCGACGCGCTCGTCCTGGTGCTCACCGCCGTCACCACGCTCGCGCTGGACCTGGTCACCGCCGTCATCGTCGGCTTGGTCGTCGCGGGCGGTCTGGCGCTGCGCACGATCGCCGGGACCGCGCGGCTGGAGCAGATCGTCCTCGACCACAGCCGGCACGCCGGGGAGGAGCAGGCGCTGCTGGCCGAGCACATCGTCGCCTACCGCCTCGACGGGCCGTTGTTCTTCGCCGCCGCGCACCGGTTCCTCCTGGAACTCACCGAGGTCGCCGACGTCAAGGTCGTCATCCTGCGGATGTCCCGCGTCTCCACCATCGACGCCACCGGCGCGCTGGTCCTGCGCGACGTCATCGGACGACTGGAGCACCGCGGCATCGCCGTGCTCGTGTCCGGCGTCAAACCGGGCCACGAACGTGTGCTCGACGCACTCGGCCCGGCCACCCGTCTGCGCGACCTCGGCCGGGTGTTCGCCTCCACACCCGAGGCGATCGAGCACGCCCGCGCCCTGCTGCACCAGTAG
- a CDS encoding NF041680 family putative transposase, translating to MISMHHPGTAAALRDLSQFRHAFHQCLTARADALFELTDSALCADGPVTSLVELSLATEHRRGHGSLYDGLNQGRIDIGRFRNVIARQQIPRGHDGRIMLGIDVSHWLRPDANTSPDRLFCHTYARGKGQAQMIPGWPYSFVAALEPGRTSWTAMLDVLRVRPSDDHTDLAATQLRTVVDALITAGHWREGDPEIWIIGDSGYDGPRLAFLLADLPVHVLVRMRSDRVLAFPVPPRRPGTRGRSARHGTRFAFADPATWSTPTHTTTTDTARYGAAHARSWDRLHPTLTRTGAWTGHHGPLPIIEGTVIRLQVERLPGTGTPKPLWLWHSATATTAAQVDRLWQAFLRRFDLEHTFRFFKQTLGWTTPRIRTPEAADRWTWLVIVAYTQLRLARPLVEDLRRPWERKAVTPDRLSPARVRRGFRRVRPAAALPAGAPKFSRPGPGRPAGSRNARRAPLHAPGKTPKTDING from the coding sequence ATGATCAGTATGCACCACCCCGGCACGGCCGCCGCGCTGAGGGACCTCTCCCAGTTCCGCCACGCCTTCCACCAGTGCCTGACCGCGCGAGCGGACGCGTTGTTCGAACTGACCGACAGTGCACTGTGCGCTGACGGGCCGGTCACATCGCTGGTCGAACTGTCGCTGGCCACCGAGCACCGTCGTGGCCACGGCAGCCTGTACGACGGTCTGAACCAGGGCCGGATCGACATCGGTCGATTCCGTAATGTCATAGCCCGCCAACAGATTCCGCGTGGTCACGATGGTCGGATCATGCTGGGGATCGACGTCAGCCACTGGCTACGTCCCGATGCGAACACCAGCCCCGACAGGCTGTTCTGCCACACCTACGCACGCGGCAAAGGCCAAGCCCAGATGATCCCCGGCTGGCCCTACTCCTTCGTGGCCGCCCTGGAACCCGGCCGCACCTCCTGGACGGCGATGCTCGACGTCCTCCGGGTACGCCCGAGCGATGACCACACGGACCTGGCCGCCACCCAACTGCGCACCGTGGTGGACGCGCTGATCACCGCCGGACACTGGCGCGAGGGCGATCCCGAGATCTGGATCATCGGCGACAGCGGCTACGACGGCCCCCGCCTGGCGTTCCTGCTGGCCGATCTCCCGGTCCACGTGCTGGTACGGATGCGCTCGGATCGGGTGCTGGCTTTCCCCGTACCACCACGGCGACCCGGCACCCGTGGCCGCAGTGCCCGGCACGGAACCCGGTTCGCGTTCGCCGATCCGGCGACCTGGTCGACCCCCACGCACACCACGACGACCGACACCGCCCGCTACGGAGCCGCGCACGCCCGCTCGTGGGATCGGTTGCATCCCACGCTGACCCGCACCGGCGCCTGGACAGGCCACCATGGCCCGCTCCCGATCATCGAGGGCACCGTGATCCGACTCCAAGTCGAGCGGCTGCCCGGAACGGGAACACCGAAACCGTTGTGGCTGTGGCATTCCGCCACCGCGACCACCGCCGCACAGGTGGACCGCCTGTGGCAGGCGTTCCTGCGTCGGTTCGATCTGGAGCACACTTTTCGGTTCTTCAAGCAAACCCTGGGCTGGACCACGCCCCGTATCCGGACTCCCGAGGCGGCGGATCGATGGACCTGGCTGGTGATCGTTGCCTACACCCAACTTCGGCTGGCTCGTCCTCTCGTGGAGGACCTACGGCGTCCCTGGGAGCGGAAGGCGGTCACACCTGACAGGTTGTCCCCGGCCAGGGTCCGACGGGGATTTCGTCGAGTTCGACCGGCGGCAGCCTTGCCCGCCGGCGCGCCGAAATTCTCCCGACCCGGTCCTGGGCGTCCAGCAGGATCACGAAACGCCCGCCGAGCCCCACTCCATGCCCCCGGCAAGACCCCAAAAACGGACATCAATGGTTAA
- a CDS encoding DoxX family membrane protein: MSLKHQVKPTTEIPAPAPASTSTGKALAALRIAVGTLFLWAFLDKLFGFGYATQSGGAWINGGSPAKGFLGHVDVGPFQSLLRAMAGSTLVDALFMLGLAGVGIAVLLGVALRISAIAGTVMMALMWIAEWPLAQHTSAGAPSASTNPLIDYHVVYALALIVFAVALAGHTWGLGRRWADLKLVRANRWLL, translated from the coding sequence ATGTCCCTCAAGCACCAAGTGAAGCCCACCACCGAGATCCCGGCCCCTGCCCCGGCCTCGACCAGTACCGGCAAGGCATTGGCCGCATTGCGGATCGCCGTCGGCACCCTGTTCCTGTGGGCGTTCCTCGACAAGCTGTTCGGCTTCGGCTACGCCACCCAGTCCGGTGGCGCCTGGATCAACGGCGGATCACCCGCCAAGGGATTCCTCGGACACGTCGACGTCGGCCCGTTCCAATCGCTGCTGCGCGCCATGGCCGGATCGACGCTGGTGGACGCGCTGTTCATGCTCGGCCTCGCCGGAGTCGGCATCGCCGTGCTGCTCGGTGTCGCGCTGCGGATCTCGGCCATCGCCGGAACCGTGATGATGGCCCTGATGTGGATCGCCGAATGGCCGCTGGCCCAGCACACCTCGGCCGGCGCACCCAGCGCCTCCACCAACCCGCTGATCGACTACCACGTCGTCTACGCGCTCGCGCTGATCGTCTTCGCGGTCGCGCTCGCCGGCCACACCTGGGGCCTTGGCAGGCGGTGGGCGGACCTCAAGCTCGTCCGCGCCAACCGTTGGCTGCTCTGA
- a CDS encoding response regulator transcription factor — protein MVTKVFLVDDHEIVRRGIADLLSDEDDLLVVGEAGSVTEALTRVPATGPDVAVLDIRLLDGNGIELCRELRSRQPELHCLMLTSFADDEALFDAIMAGASRFVLKQILGNDLVHAVRTVASGQSLLDARTTSALLNRIRRERGQGDPVRTLSDQERAVLELIGDGLTNREIAERMSLAEKTVKNYVLHLLAKLGMQCRTQAAVLSTQLRRPPTEDQ, from the coding sequence ATGGTGACGAAAGTGTTCCTGGTCGACGACCACGAGATCGTCCGCCGCGGTATCGCGGACCTCCTGAGCGATGAGGACGACCTGCTGGTCGTCGGCGAGGCGGGATCGGTGACCGAGGCGCTCACGAGGGTGCCCGCGACCGGGCCGGACGTGGCCGTGCTCGACATCAGGCTGCTCGACGGCAACGGCATCGAGCTGTGCCGCGAACTGCGGTCGAGGCAACCGGAACTGCACTGCCTGATGCTGACGTCGTTCGCCGACGACGAGGCCCTGTTCGACGCGATCATGGCCGGGGCGTCCAGGTTCGTGCTCAAACAGATCCTGGGTAACGACTTGGTCCACGCCGTGCGTACCGTCGCGTCGGGACAGTCCCTGCTGGATGCGCGCACCACGTCCGCGCTGCTGAACCGGATCCGCCGCGAACGCGGCCAGGGCGACCCGGTGCGCACGCTGTCCGACCAGGAGCGCGCGGTGCTGGAGCTGATCGGCGACGGCCTGACCAACCGCGAGATCGCGGAACGGATGTCGCTGGCCGAGAAGACCGTCAAGAACTACGTGTTGCACCTGCTGGCCAAGCTCGGCATGCAGTGCCGGACGCAGGCCGCGGTGCTGTCCACGCAACTGCGCCGCCCGCCCACCGAGGACCAGTAG
- a CDS encoding metalloregulator ArsR/SmtB family transcription factor: MSRPLYQLKAEFFKTLGHPARIRVLELLSTREYAVAELLTELDIEPSNLSQQLAVLRRAGLVVTRKEGSTVHYSLTNPQVAELLAVARTILTSVLSGQIELLEDLHDPDSPALARGPVAG; this comes from the coding sequence ATGAGCAGGCCCCTTTACCAGCTGAAGGCCGAGTTCTTCAAAACCCTCGGCCACCCGGCGCGCATCAGGGTGCTGGAACTGCTCAGCACGCGCGAGTACGCCGTCGCCGAACTGCTGACCGAGCTGGACATCGAACCGTCGAACCTGTCCCAGCAGTTGGCGGTGCTCCGGCGCGCGGGGCTGGTCGTCACCCGCAAGGAAGGTTCGACCGTCCACTACTCGCTGACCAATCCCCAGGTCGCCGAGCTGCTCGCGGTGGCACGGACGATCCTCACCAGCGTCCTCTCAGGACAGATCGAGCTGCTGGAGGATCTTCACGATCCCGATTCACCCGCGCTCGCGAGGGGACCCGTCGCAGGCTAG
- a CDS encoding GAF domain-containing sensor histidine kinase: MSPQKPDPIVREAVRGGLAGLRLTELLDEVQERLVEIGRTRDHVQGLLDAVLAVGAGLELDSTLQRIVQAAVDLVGARYGALGVLGTRDDLSEFVYVGIDGDTREHMGHLPEGKGLLGLLIEDPRAIRLFDLSQHSASVGFPANHPPMHSFLGVPVRVRDEVFGNLYMTEKKDAAEFTLDDQVVLQALAAAAGVAIENARLFERSRMRERWMEATAEINSELLGGASGEVALQLITQRTLELLGADCALIVLGDDEHAPHVTAAAGMPVEHLVGADLAVGDSAVQEVLRSGTPKLIDDLEGHLGDVSDVFGPGVAVPMRVGAAVTGVLLAARRKGEALFQADQVPVLAYFADQAALALELADKQRSQRLLDVLADRDRIARDLHDHVIQRLFSTGLSLQGTLRRKDEGEIRARVRAAVEQLDQTVQEIRTSIFDLQDAGDGSVGLRRRLLDLIATLSQDAPLSPSVRMSGTVDNSVSEEIGEHAMAVVGEAVSNALRHARASELVVTVEATDELVISVVDDGVGLPGEVARSGLRNLEQRATGIGGSLAVTSEPAGGTRLTWRVPLR; the protein is encoded by the coding sequence ATGTCACCGCAGAAGCCCGATCCGATCGTCCGCGAAGCAGTCAGGGGCGGCCTGGCCGGACTGCGCCTCACCGAACTCCTCGACGAGGTCCAGGAACGGCTCGTCGAGATAGGCCGGACCAGAGACCACGTGCAAGGCCTGCTGGACGCCGTCCTCGCCGTCGGCGCAGGTCTCGAACTCGACTCCACCCTCCAGCGGATCGTCCAAGCCGCCGTCGACCTCGTCGGCGCCCGGTACGGTGCGCTGGGCGTGCTCGGCACCAGGGACGACCTCTCGGAGTTCGTCTACGTCGGCATCGACGGCGACACCCGCGAGCACATGGGCCACCTGCCCGAGGGCAAAGGCCTGCTCGGGCTGTTGATCGAGGACCCCAGAGCCATCCGGCTCTTCGACCTGTCCCAGCACTCCGCCTCGGTCGGCTTCCCCGCCAACCACCCGCCGATGCACAGCTTCCTCGGCGTGCCCGTCCGGGTGCGCGACGAAGTGTTCGGCAACCTCTACATGACCGAGAAGAAGGACGCCGCCGAATTCACCCTCGACGACCAGGTCGTCCTCCAAGCCTTGGCCGCAGCCGCAGGCGTGGCGATCGAGAACGCCAGGCTGTTCGAGCGGTCCCGGATGCGCGAACGGTGGATGGAAGCCACCGCGGAGATCAACTCCGAGCTGCTCGGGGGCGCCTCCGGCGAGGTCGCGCTCCAGCTCATCACGCAGCGCACCCTGGAACTGCTCGGTGCGGACTGCGCGCTGATCGTGCTGGGCGATGACGAGCACGCGCCCCACGTCACGGCGGCGGCGGGCATGCCGGTCGAGCACCTCGTCGGCGCCGACCTCGCGGTGGGCGACTCCGCAGTGCAAGAGGTCCTGCGCAGTGGCACGCCGAAGCTGATCGACGACCTGGAAGGCCACCTCGGCGACGTCTCCGACGTGTTCGGACCGGGCGTCGCGGTGCCGATGCGGGTGGGTGCGGCGGTGACCGGGGTGCTACTGGCCGCGCGGCGCAAGGGCGAGGCGCTGTTCCAGGCCGACCAGGTGCCGGTGCTCGCCTACTTCGCCGACCAGGCCGCGCTTGCTCTGGAACTGGCCGACAAGCAGCGTTCCCAACGGCTGCTCGACGTGCTCGCCGACCGCGACCGGATCGCCAGGGACCTGCACGACCACGTCATCCAACGCCTGTTCAGCACCGGTCTGAGCCTGCAGGGAACCCTGCGGAGGAAAGACGAGGGCGAGATCAGGGCCAGGGTGCGCGCGGCCGTCGAGCAGCTCGACCAGACGGTGCAGGAGATCCGCACGTCCATCTTCGACCTGCAGGACGCCGGAGACGGGAGCGTCGGACTGCGGCGCAGACTGCTGGACCTGATCGCCACGTTGAGCCAGGACGCCCCGCTGTCCCCGTCGGTGCGGATGTCCGGCACCGTGGACAACTCCGTGTCCGAGGAGATCGGCGAACACGCGATGGCCGTGGTGGGCGAGGCGGTCAGCAACGCGTTGCGGCACGCCCGCGCGTCCGAGCTGGTGGTGACGGTGGAGGCCACCGACGAACTGGTCATCTCGGTGGTGGACGACGGCGTCGGCCTGCCCGGCGAGGTCGCGCGCAGCGGGCTGCGCAACCTCGAGCAGCGCGCGACCGGGATCGGTGGGTCCCTCGCGGTGACGTCCGAGCCCGCGGGCGGCACCCGGTTGACCTGGCGGGTGCCATTGCGCTGA
- a CDS encoding oleate hydratase, protein MTSTTAPRAYLVGSGIASLSAAVLLIRDGHFAGEDIHILEELPMPGGSLDGCGDPDTGYVTRGGRMLEDEAYLCLWKLLEDIPTLDDPEMSVRKEVLRFNAAFPTNTKARVIGANHTILDSSDLGFDLRDRLEVARLLAMPEHVIGARRIEDLFSAHFFGTNFWFLWRTTFAFQNWHSAIELKRYFLQFLQEFPRIHTLSGVRRTRLNQYDSIVRPILA, encoded by the coding sequence ATGACGAGCACGACAGCTCCGCGCGCGTACCTGGTGGGATCGGGCATCGCGTCGCTTTCGGCCGCGGTGTTGCTCATCCGCGACGGGCACTTCGCCGGGGAGGACATCCACATCCTCGAGGAACTGCCGATGCCCGGAGGTTCACTGGACGGCTGCGGTGACCCCGACACAGGATACGTCACCCGAGGTGGGCGGATGCTCGAGGACGAGGCCTACCTCTGCTTGTGGAAACTGCTGGAGGACATCCCCACGCTCGACGACCCGGAGATGTCGGTCCGGAAGGAGGTCCTGCGGTTCAACGCCGCATTCCCGACTAACACCAAAGCCCGGGTCATCGGCGCGAACCACACCATTCTCGACTCTTCCGACCTGGGCTTCGACCTCCGGGACCGGTTGGAGGTAGCCAGGTTGTTGGCGATGCCAGAGCACGTGATCGGCGCTCGGCGGATCGAGGACCTGTTCTCGGCCCACTTCTTCGGCACGAACTTCTGGTTCCTCTGGCGCACCACGTTCGCGTTCCAGAACTGGCACAGTGCTATCGAGCTCAAGCGCTACTTCCTCCAATTCCTCCAGGAGTTCCCCCGGATCCACACCCTGTCCGGGGTGCGCCGGACCCGGCTGAACCAGTACGACTCCATCGTGCGGCCGATCCTGGCGTAG
- a CDS encoding Acg family FMN-binding oxidoreductase — protein sequence MIALAGRAPSIHNSQPWRWVAGDNSLHLFADRSRHLPATDPDGRDLLMSCGAALHHLRVGFAAAGWDTIVHRLPNPALPDHLAAVEFTSGNPTAEDIALSTAIAHRRTDRRRFTSWPVPEGLLDMVAERAVGQGALAAAATNPDDRFRLTSAIADAARQQDANPEYRSELAAWAGRGSAAEDGVPATSTPRTTVPHGDTTMRAFPDGVLTQVREGWEDDAGELIVLATTADDRVSRLQAGEAMSAVLLAATDLGLATCPLSQPLEVRGIRELLGATVLGGVAFPQMVLRIGWAPTDQGQVPATSRRAVDDVLASPADSGDGQGSPWTG from the coding sequence GTGATCGCGTTGGCGGGTCGTGCACCTTCGATCCACAACTCGCAGCCGTGGCGCTGGGTCGCCGGTGACAACTCGCTGCACCTGTTCGCCGACCGGAGCCGCCACCTGCCCGCCACCGACCCGGACGGCCGCGACCTCCTCATGAGCTGCGGCGCGGCTCTGCACCACCTGAGGGTCGGGTTCGCCGCCGCCGGGTGGGACACGATCGTGCACCGCCTCCCCAACCCTGCCCTGCCGGACCACCTCGCGGCCGTGGAGTTCACGTCGGGGAACCCCACCGCCGAGGACATCGCACTCTCGACGGCCATCGCCCACCGCCGCACGGATCGCAGGCGGTTCACCTCGTGGCCGGTGCCCGAGGGCCTGCTCGACATGGTCGCCGAGCGAGCGGTCGGGCAGGGCGCGCTCGCCGCCGCCGCCACGAATCCGGACGACCGGTTCCGGCTGACGTCGGCGATCGCCGACGCCGCACGGCAGCAGGACGCCAACCCCGAGTACCGGAGTGAACTCGCCGCGTGGGCGGGCCGGGGCTCCGCCGCCGAGGACGGGGTCCCCGCCACGAGCACCCCGCGAACGACCGTGCCGCACGGGGACACCACGATGCGCGCGTTCCCCGACGGCGTGCTCACCCAGGTCCGAGAGGGATGGGAGGACGACGCCGGCGAACTGATCGTGCTGGCGACGACGGCGGACGACCGCGTGTCACGACTGCAAGCAGGGGAAGCGATGAGCGCGGTGCTGTTGGCCGCCACGGACCTCGGTCTCGCGACCTGCCCGCTCAGCCAGCCCCTGGAGGTCAGGGGCATCAGGGAGCTCCTGGGCGCCACGGTGCTCGGCGGTGTCGCGTTCCCCCAGATGGTGCTCAGGATCGGCTGGGCTCCCACGGACCAAGGGCAGGTGCCGGCGACTTCACGCCGAGCCGTCGACGACGTTCTGGCCAGCCCTGCCGACAGCGGCGATGGTCAGGGGAGCCCGTGGACCGGCTGA